The stretch of DNA TTGATTTGTTCATTCTCAACCGCCTAGAGAAAGAGGGCTTGCAACCCAACCCACCGGCAGATAAGGCGAGTTTGCTCCGCCGACTTTCTTTGGATTTGAGCGGATTGCCACCTACACTCGATGCCATCAATGCGTTTGTCAATGATCCTGATCCGAAAGCTTACGAGCGCCAGGTGGACCGTTTGTTGGCGTCGCCTCAATTTGGAGAAAGATGGGCCAGTATGTGGCTCGACTTGGCGCGTTACGCCGATTCCAAAGGTTATGAAAAAGACCTCTATCGCAGCATCTGGAAGTACCGCGACTGGGTAATTAAGGCCTTCAATGCAGATATGCCATTCGACCAATTCGCTACGGAACAATTGGCAGGTGATCTGCTGCCTAATCCTACGGAAGAACAACTCATTGCTACCGCCTTTCATCGCAACACCATGGCCAATGATGAAGGGGGTACAGACAATGAAGAATTCCGAAACTACGCCAATATCGAAAGGGTAAGTACTACTTTTGAAGTTTTTCAAAGCACCACCATGGCCTGCGTGCAGTGCCACAGTCATCCTTACGATCCTTTCCGGCAGGAGGATTTCTATGAATTTATGGCTTTTTTCAATAATACCGCCGATCGGGATATTTATCATGAAGGACCGAATTTATTCACCTATGAAAGTCCGGATAAGGAAAAGGTGGAAGCCATCATCACCTGGATAAACGACCGCCTAAAACCAGAAGACAAACTAGAACCAAAAGGTTTTTTGCACCAACAAAAGGAAAGCTTGCTTTACCATTTAGGCTATCGAAAAGTAGAAGCCGAGTACTTTGATGAAAGTAGTGCCTTTATTGAGTTGGTTGCCCCGGAACAGGAAGTCCTTTTTCAAATCCAGGACACCTCTTGGATTCGCTTTGAAGACATGGACCTGACGGAGGTAACAGCCATCTCCTTTCATTACGCTTCTCCTTTCGGAGGATTCATCGAAGCCCGACTCGGATCACCAACGGGTCCGCTCATTGGTCAAATCCGCCTAGTGCCAACGGCCTCTCCCCTTGATCGGAACCGTTGGGAGAACTGGCGCACGCAAAACATGCCCGTCCAAGCGACTTCCGGTGAACAAAATCTTTATTTCGTCTTTAAAAAAGATAAATTTCAGGATGCTGACCTGATGCGAATCGATTGGTTGGAATTTCACGAAAAAACGTCTCGAAAAGAAAAATACGATCTATCCTTTCAACAACAACTCGAAGCTTTAGCTGGCATACACCCTACTCCTACCCCCATTATGCAAGAATTACCAGCTAAAAAACGCAGGCGCACCCATTTATTTGAACGTGGCAATTGGCTGGTAAAAGGGAAGGAAGTACACGAAAAGGTCCCTGAAATACTTGGAGAGTTGCCCAAGGAACTTCCAACCAATCGCCTGGCTATGGCCAAATGGCTGCTCAGTGCTAATAATCCCTTGACCGCGAGAGTAGCGGTTAATCGCTTTTGGGAACAAATTTTCGGTTACGGCATCGTGGAGACGGTGGAGGATTTCGGTACCCAATCTATTCCGCCAACCCATCCCGAATTATTGGATTGGCTAGCTGGCCAGTTCTCCGGATCATATGAATGGCGTGTAAAAAAGCTGCTGAAACTAATTGTGCTATCAGCCACCTACCAGCAAAGTCCGGTGGTCAATCCGGAAAAAGCAGAGAAGGACCCGCGCAATTTGTTGTTATCCAGAGGGCCCCGGCTCCGCTTGACCGCCGAGCAACTTCGCGATCAAATTTTGGCGGTCACCGACTTACTCAATCCCGCTATGTATGGCCCCAGCGCGAAACCGCCCTACCCCGAAGGTGCTGGGAAGTTCAAGTTTGGAGATCGATATGAAGTCAGCGAAGGAGCTGATCAGTATCGGCGAAGTCTCTATACATACCTCAAAAGAACAAATCCATTTCCCAATCGCATCAATTTTGATGGTACCGATCGAACCTTCTGTACCTCGCGTCGGATTAGGACCAATACGCCGCTGCAGGCCTTAGCCCTACTCAATGACCCCGTTTATCTGGAAGCGGCCAGCGCCCTGGCCAACTATTTGCAAAAACTCGATCTGCCGAATGACAGAGAAAGACTAAAAGCTGGCTACCAAAAGGTCATGCTCCGCCAGGCTGATGAGCAAAAGATAGCCACACTAGAAAAGTTTTACCAAGATATGATGGAGCAGTATGGGCCAGACCAGCCATTGATGGCACTAACCTTGGTGGCCAATGCATTGTTAAATCTCGATGAATTTGTCAATACATGAATCCGTATAACGAAGCTAAAGTCAGGATGGGCCTTTTTAATTCCCGTCGGTATTTCCTACGCCAGGGGATTGGTGGTTTAGGTGCTATGGCGCTGGGGTCATTGTTGGGCTGTGGCCCCAAAGACCTTATAGCCCCCAAGCCTTCTAAGTCCGCCGTTGGTGCCCGCCCTCATTTTGTACCCACCGCAAAACGGGTCATCTTTCTGCATATGGCTGGAGCACCTTCCCAGCTGGAACTATTTGATTACAAGCCCGTTTTGCAAAAATACGATGGCCAACCCTGCCCAGCCTCCCTTCTGGAAGGAAAACGGTTTGCCTTCCTCCAGGGTACCCCCAAGATGATGGGGCCGCAAGCCAATTTTCAGCAGGTAGGCCAATCCGGTGCCTGGTTATCTCATCATCTCCCCCATTTAGCTGATCGTGTCGACGATATCTGTTTTCTCAAAGCGATGCATACCGATGAATTCAACCACGCGCCAGCCCAGCTCTTTATGCATACGGGCAGTCCGCGCCTGGGGCGTCCCAGTATGGGTTCCTGGATGATCTATGGACTGGGATCAGAAAACGAAAACCTGCCTGGTTTTGTGGTCTTAACCTCTGGCAGTGACCCAAGTGCGGGGAAGAGTATTTGGGGCAGTGGTTTTTTGCCCTCCTTGCACCAGGGCGTACAGTGCCGCTCACAGGGAGATCCCATCCTCTATCTGAACAATCCCGATAACATTGATGCCCAACTCCGGAAACGATCCATAGCAGCCATCAACGAGATCAATCGCAGGGAGTACGAACAATTGGGTGATCCTGAAATCTTATCCCGAATCGCTCAATACGAATTGGCCTTTCGGATGCAAGCCGAAGTTCCGGAAGTTATGGATATTTCCAAAGAGCCCGCCTATATTCATGAGATGTATGGCACCAAACCGGGCAGTATTTCCTTTGCCAACAACTGCCTCTTGGCCCGCCGCCTGGCCGAACAAGGGGTGCGTTTCATTCAACTCTATGACAATGCCTGGGATCACCACGGAGCCGGCAAAGGCAATGGCGTGGTCGATGGCCTGGCTAGTGCCTGCAAAAATATCGACCGCCCCATAAGTGCTTTACTGGCTGACCTCAAAATGCGTGGCTTGTGGGAAGACACCCTGGTGGTCTGGGGTGGCGAATTTGGCCGAACGCCGATGATGGAAACACGGGCTTCGGGAGCAGATTTCCGCGGCCGTGATCACCATAGTGAGGCCTTTACCATGTGGCTGTCTGGTGGTGGTATAAAAGGCGGTATCAGTCATGGCGAAACGGATGAACTAGGATACTATGGGGTAAAGGACCGGGTACATATCCATGATCTCCAGGCAACTATTTTGCATTGTATGGGGATCAACCATGAACAATTGACCTATCATTTTCAAGGCAGGGATTATCGCCTGACGGATGTGCATGGAGAAGTGGTTAGGGATATTTTAGCTACTTGATGGGGGGATGTTTCGCTATCTATCCCAATGTTTATTAAGCCTGCCAAGTAACTTTTGAATGCTTATTTCTTTTTGGCCTACACTAGCAAGGCATTTTTTGGGTTTAGAGCTTGTCTAAGAATTGTAAAATCATGTAAAAGGAGCGTAAATATTTCGTAACCATTCAGCCGGTTATAAAAAAAAGGAAATAAATACGATCTTAGCATCATGCATACATTAGCCCTAAACAATCTACTGGACTTTTGACATTCGCTGTTTTGAAGTACCACCTGATATACGGCATATCAGTACAATAGGAAGCTATTTATGAATAATGCAACAACAGCTAAAGCAGCAAAAACAGCTGCGATCATTGGCGCTGGCCCAGCCGGGCTCGTGGCGGCGCGTTGGCTACGAGCGGTGGGCTTCCGCACAACGCTTATCGAAGAGGACATCGACGTCGGGGGACAATGGCGGGTTGGTGGGCCACAAAGCAGCGTCTGGCCGGGGATGCGCACCAACACCAGTCGCGTAATGACCGCGTTCTCTGACCTGCCGCATCCGCGCGGCACCTCCCCTTATCCCACCGCCGAACAAATAGGCGCCTACCTCCGTCGCTACGCTGAATACGCAGGAGTACTTGTGGACGCCCGGTTCCGCACCCGTGTCAATGAGGTCGACCCTGATCCCACCGGGAACGGTTGGGTTGTGCGTGCCACTCACGCTGACGGCCACACCTGGACAGAGCGTTTCGACAAGGTGGTCGCCGCCACCGGCCGATACCGCGTACCGACGATACCGCAGGTTGCAGGGCTATCCAGCTTCACCGGCAGTGGCGGCGCGACGCATGCCGCCGCCTACCGCGGTGCCGACGCGTATCGCGGGCAGCGCGTCCTGGTCGCCGGGCACAGCATCAGTGCGCTGGAGATCGCCAGCGAGCTGGCACTCCGAGGAGCGGCTCGCGTTGTGGTCGCGGCACGGCGGCATCGCTACGTGCTACAGAAGATCCTGGCCGGAGTACCTATCGAGCACCTCGTCTATACCCGCTACGCAGCGCTAGCGGCCCAACTGCAATCGCCTGAGGAGCGCTCCGCAGCCTTAAAGGCGCTCATCTTGCGCACCAGCGGCCATCCGGCCCAATTTGGTGCACCTTGTGCATCGGAAGACCCCCTCAAGGCAGGCTTCACCCAAAACCAATTCTACCTGGCACTCGTCGCCGAGGACCGCATCGCGCCGCGCCCCTGGATAGTACAGGTGACGGGCAAAACGGTGCAGTTTACGGATGGCAGCACTGAAGAAGTCGATGCTATCATTTTCGCGACTGGTTATGAGCTTTCGCTCCCCTATCTCGGTCCAACAGCAAATGCAGCGCTGGCGCCGGACGCAAACCAGGCAGACCTCTACCATCATACTTTCCATCCCGACCTACCAGGCTTTGCGCTCGTAGGTGTTTACCATCAATCAGGGCCTTACTTTCCAACCCTTGAGCTACAGGCGCGGTGGGTTGCATACACATGGAGCGGGCACCGACCTGCCCCAACGACCGCCGAGATGACAACCCACCTGGCCGCGACACAGCACCGCAGCGGACCGCCGCCGATGCTGCGCATGCATACCTGGGCGCAGCTGTTGGCCGACCAGGCAGGCGTAGAGCCTGTCACGGCACGCTGGCCGGAGCTGACGCGAGCCCTATTCTTTGGACCCCAGTCGCCAGCCTCTTTCCGGCTGGACGGGCCGGATGCGCTGCCCGAAGCAGCACAGCGGGTGCTGGAAGATGCTGCCGCCTTTGGGGCAATCCCCGACGACAAGCTCACCGCCGCCGAGCAAATGCAGCTCGATATGCTTGTAGGAGGTGGAAATAAGCCAAAAACGAGGTGATCATTCGTGAAAAAGTCTCTACGCACTTCACTGGATCGGCAAATAGACTGTGGTGGTGAGTGCGCTCCTATCAACACGCTTTTACCGCTGCTCCATCGGCGCAAGCTCATTTTTATGGAATTTGCCTGCGGAGCCAGTCATACCATCCTATAACTTAGCAGAAACAGTATCCGTAAACGCACACCTGTATTTTTGCAAAAACATTTTCAATAACGCAACAATGTTGCAAAAACATTATTTTTTTTATTCCTCTCATTTAAAAAAATCCAAATCCTTAGCCACCTCAGCACTATCCAAGCCAGAAGTGCGAAGATCAGTAGGAAGTGTCCACACTTGCATAGATTTTGATATTGCAGGTGTTGCCCTTTCGAGGTTCATATAGGCATCTTTTGAAAAAGCCTGATCTGTGTAAAATCACTCAGGGCTTCTCCGGCGTATTCCCTTCTTGTTTACTATTTTCCTATTTCACGACCATAATTATTCTAACGGAAGAAAGTCCGGTACTTTCCTCGATGAACCGCAGCAGCAATGCTCCGGCAGGCCAACTCTCGGTAGACAATGTGTGGCGCGTCCGATCCAGGCGGTATTGCCCCAGGGGTACGCCCCGAAGATCGTAGATGATCAGTTGATATACGTTGGCTGACTTCTTCTCGATCTGAAATTCGGAGCCTGCAGGGTTGGGGAATATACTTATTTTCTCTTTTAAAAGATCTGCCTCAGGGGTGGAGGTAGTCGCCAGATCCTGACCGTCGCAGTCCTCGTCGACCCCATTACCGGCAATTTCCGGCGCACCAGGGTAAGCCCAGGGGTTGTCGTCAAAGCAATCTTCATAGAACAGGTATCCGTCTTCATCCGCATCCAGCATCTCCACGAAGGTATTTTTCACCGGCGGCGTGAGAATAGGCTTGTTAAAGTCGAAGAAAATATTTGCTTCATTATCAATGACCTCTCCTTCTGTCAGGTCCGTTTTAGCGGAGATCGCGAATTGCACAAAACCGTGACTGGCGGGCTCGCTGGTCGTACTGTCGCGCAAGAGGATATTTCTAAAATAGAACTCCAGAAGGCCGGTATCATCCAGCGTGGCGTGATAGGGATGGCTGCCGACCCCGGGCTTAAAGGAGGCCCAATCCAGGCGCGGGGAAAGCTGGTCGGTGATCCGGACGTTGAAAGCTGTGTCGTTACCGGTATTCTGGAAGCGGATGGTATATTCCAGTACTTCTTCGAATTGGGTATAGTTGCTGCCGGATTGCTCCGGACGAGCCGGACTGACCAGTTTGTCGTTGGGGTCAATGGCACACCGAATTTCCCCGGTATATTCTTTACTGGTTTCCAAAGGGCTGTTGTCGTATCCGGCTGTAGCCAGCAGAGTGATGAACTCTCCGATGGACTCTTCGCCGGCAATCTTCAGATTGGGCGAGAGCTGAAAAAAACGATCTGGCGCCAGATCGACAAAGTTCCAGACCAGATCCTGTCCGTCTGCATACAACGGATCAATTTGAGCGCTGACGAAATGGGTCAGGTTACTCAAGGTTAGTCTCACCGTTCCGGATAAAGTCTGGCAGCCGGTATTGCGGACGGTCACCCAAGTCGGTACGGTAAAACCGCAGCGAAAGGGAGCCGCAGTGATAGATAGGGCAAGACTAACGCTATCGGAAACCGGCTTAAACCCAAAGTCGGGGCCGGCGGTATTATTGAGGCCGTAATAAGTCAGATCCATTCCCATTTCCGGATCAGTACTTTCCCAGCAGAATCCGGGATTGGCAGAAAATTGATATTCACCTGGTTCGAGCCGGAATTCGTAGCTGCCGTCAATAGCAGTAAAAGTCAACGCCTGATGAGGGTCGGCGCTGATCTCAATGCCGGGAATACCGGTTTCGCCCTGGTCCCTTTCTCCATTGAGATTATCGTCGTGGAAGGCTGTGCCGGTAATACTCACCGGCGGTACATAATCGATCGCATAGATCGTCTGTACCCCCGAGGGATTGGCGGCGGTAAAGTAAATCCGGTTGCCGTTATCGATCAGGTTGCGGGGAGAGGAACTTTCCGGGCCGGGGAGGAGATCCTCCAGCAAGCGTGTACCACTTACTGAACCGTCGCTGATCCAAAGTTCCTGTCCATGCGCTTCGTCTTGGAAGGTAGCAAAAAAGGCCAGGCCAATATGGCCGGTCCATCCACCGGCAGTACCCACATCAGCCGATTCGAGCAGCATCTGCGTGGTTTCAGCAGTGCCCCGAGAAACCCAAAACTGGGAGGTCTGCTGGTCGATCCTCAGAAAGAAGAACAGGTTGTTATCGGATCCCTGAAGGTCTGCCGGGCTGCTTGAAGTACCAAAAGCGTTAAGCGGAAAATCGGATTTGACCAGTTCTACGGCCTCGGATACAAGGTTCATCCGCCACAGTGTACCTGCCGCGCTGATGTAGAGCACGTTCCCGACGGCGGCTATATCGCTGATGAATGTGCCGGATGGTATCGGGTCCAGATTACCGATGCGTTCAGTCCCCGAGATCGTACCGTCGGTTTTCCACAGCTCGGTTCTGTTAGCCACAAAATAAAGCCTGTTTCCTACCCTAGTCAGATAAGTGGGATCGGAATCTTCAGGGCCTTCGTTGATATCAGCGAGAACAAAAGTCCCTTCCGTCGTTCCGTCACTTACCCAAAGTTCTCGCCCCAGGTCTCTTTCGGGCTTTTCTTCATTCGGATTAAAGAATAACAGATTACCAATGGTGGCTATCTCCGGGAGGCCTTCGAAGGCAAGGTTCTGGAAGGTCGTCAGTAGACGGGTTCCCTCCGAGGTGCCGTCGGTTACCACCAGCTGATTTCGACTGTAAATAAACAAGTTGGCGCCGGCACGGTAAAACCTGTCATTGTTGGAGATCGTAACAGACGTTTCAATTTTTTGGGTGCCTGCTGCGGTGCCGTCGCTGGCCCATAATTCAATGAGACTGTTTTCAGCTATATATTTGGTAAACACCGCTTTGTTATTTACGGCGGCCAGCGATAAACTTTCTGCACCGGTTAGGAAAGTTGCATTTTCATCAAGGAGACTCAGGGACCAGAGACTATATCTGAGGATATCTTCCCGGTCATTGGCCATGCCGTAGAGCAACAAGAAAAGTTGCTCATTGGCCAGTTCCATATCAAATACCTCTACGTCATAGGTCGTCCGGTTGATATCTTTGAGCAAACGGGCACCGGCCGGCCTGCCGTCGCTGATCCAGAGCTCTTCGCCGGTGGCGACGTCGTTGGGCGCCAGCAGCAATTGATCCTCAAAGATACGGGCGATTCTCGGCAGGTATTGATCCAGACGGGCCCCTTCCTCACTCAGCGGGTGGTTGAGCCGGTAGACGAGCGCCGTTCCCGCCGGGGAACCGTCACTGGTCCACAGTTCGTCGCGGTTGCCCACTCGTTGCACAAAGTAGAATCGATCTCCCCGGGAGAACAGGCGCGATTCATCGGTGAAGACAATCAGTTCTTCCAGGGTTTTCGATGCCGAATGATAAACCCTGAGTGCATCCCCGCTTCGGAAGAACAGATCACCTCCCACCAAGGTAATGTCTTCCGGGTAGCCTTCCTGAATCACCGCCACATTATCGGACTGATCGATGGCATAAAGCCGGTTTTCTACGTTCAGAAAAAGTTGATCTCCCAGGGGTGTAAGTTGTAATGGATTTTGATCCTGCTCGAAAGCAAATACCTTCTGCGTACCATCGGCCGTGCCGTCGCTATGCCAAACCCCGAGCCGGCTCGTCGGCTCGTCACTGGCGAAAAAATAAGCCTGACCGTTAAAGGAAAGGAACTGCTCCGGGCTGGAGGCGTTACTGCCCGGATAAAGATCTTTCACCATGTAGGTACCCTCAACTGTTCCGTCACTGGTCCAAAGTTCCTGGCCCGGACCGGGTTCAATGGACGCACTGAAGAACAGTCGACCATCCAATAAGAGCGGGCCGGTGCCGGACACCCAGGCATTTTCGGGACTCAGACGCACCGTTCCTTCCATAGTGCCGTCGGTCAGGTAAAGTGCATTTTGCCCACTGTTGATCGTAGAGAAGAAGAGTCGATCACCGAAAGGTCTCAGATTGCCGGTCTCGATACTTTCCGGACCAGGCACAATTTCTTTCAACGGTCGTGTCCCTGATTCCGTTCCATCGCTGACCCACAGTTCCTTACCGGTTTCCACCGTGGCGGCGGTAAAGTAGAACAGCCCTCCGGCCACCGATACTTCTTCAACAGGGGAAACCAGACCGAAGTTTCGATCCAATAATTTGAGGGTTCCTGCCGGCGTCCCGTCACTGACCCACAGCTCCGAAGTGGAAACCGATGAATAAGTAATGAAAAAAACATGCTCTCCGGATAGTGTGAAATGTGATGGGCTGACGGCTGGATTCCCGCTGCCGTCCAGCACTTTTTGAGTTCCTGTTTGGGTGCCGTCGCTAATCCACAAATTCGTATTGTAGGGAGGCAGAGTGACGGTCGTGTCAATCGCAGAAAAAAAGAGCCGGCCGTTGAAGTCCAAAATGGTTTCTATTTCGCCGGAAGCCGGACCGGGGCGGGTATCCTTAACCAGCATGGTTCCTTCGTTCGTCCCATCGGTAACCCACAACTCTTCCCCGTGGGCTACATCATCGGCCTGGAAAAACACCTGGCCGTCGACTTCTAGGAATCCTCCCGGTCGGGAACTGCGGGTGATAAAGTCGAGGTTTCGGTAAGGGGAGAGCTGGAGAGATGGATTCTGCGCCTGGACCTGGAAGCAGGAAGTCAGCAAAAGTAGTGGGGTTAGTAATCGCATAGCGGTTGTTTTAGGTGGATCCGGAATGGTTTAGAAACTGTTTTAAAAATAGTCATGTCGTCGGGAAGTCCGCATTTTTCGGCTGGGCAAAGGGCTGCATTAGATCACTTCAACCGGATCACCTTGCCCGTTTTTCCCGCACGCTGCATCCATATTTTGTAAAGGAAGATGTCGCTTCCTTCCAAAGAATCGCCCGGGACGGAAATGACGCCGCTTCCTTCGATTAAATCATGACGTGCTGAATACAACATGCGTCCGGAAAAATCAAAGATTTGGAGCCAGACCGGACCGGCCAGCTGATCGTCAACTTTAAATTGGAGTTCATCGGAAAATGGGTTGGGATACACATCAACCGCTAAATTGGTAATTCTGAAGTCGCGCGCGACACTAACACCCGGCAATTGAGAGACCAATGTATTAAGGGTGGTATTGGTTATAATCGGTGGATTGCGATCGAAGTATATTCCGGCCCGGTTGCGAACCGGAGTGTCTTCTGCCAGGCCGGTTTTGGGCCTGATGGTATAGGTGATGAAGCCATGACTGCCAGCCTCATTAGATATACTGTCAGGAAGGAGGATATTGTCAAAAGTAAAAGTCAGCACTCCGATTTTTTCATTGAGGACAACCTCATAGGGGTGACTAGCACTGAACGGCCGGAAGGTTGACCAATCGAGATTTTGATCCAGGGTATCCCGAATTACCACCAGGAAAGCGGTATCATTACCCGTATTTTGGAACCTAACGGTATATTCTAATTCTTCTGTAAAGAGCGTATAATTCTCATTTTCCTCTCGGTCTGGTTGCACCCTTTTGTCATTCGGGTCGAAGGAGCAGCGTAACTCGCTTCGGTAGATATAGCGCTGGCACAAATTGAAACTGGCATTTGCGGGATCCCAGGGTCCTTGAATACTATGGTCGACGGCAGCCGTACAATTTTCGGAAAAGATCATGGCTTCATACTGAAGGGTGTCTCCAGTAAAATCAGATCCGGCCATTGTCAGGTACAGTTCAATTACTTCCACCGCACCTACTGCCAGAGAATCAAGCTCCCACCAAAGGGTATTAGCATCTATCACGTCCGGTGAAGGTCCCTGATCGGACAGGACAGATAAACCTGTATCAAAGCTTAACGCTACCCAGCCCATTTGGGGGAAACATCCCGTATTTTTTAGGGATATCCAAAAAGGCACTTCTGAAGAACAACGCGTAGGGCCTGCGTTCAAACTGACACTCAACTCGCCAACATCGGAAGGGGCAGGCTTGAACCCGAACGAACGCTTTGCTTCCATCCCCTCACCGAGATTGATCTGGAAGCTATCTTCACCAGTCGTTAATTCCCAACAAGAATTTTCCAACAGGCGGAGTTCATAGATATCCGCCGGTACGAAAAAATTAAACTGTCCATTTTGATTTGAGAAAGTGGTAAGACTGATCTCAGAAAGCTTTAGCCGGATATTGAGCAATGGCGGATCTTCCGGGTCCTGGATCCCATTTTGATTAAGATCCTGGTAACAGAACCCATAAATGCGGCTCAGCGGGATATTTCCCTCGCAACTTTCAACGGCAAACCGCAGCGTAGTGAAATTTGCTAAATCCCCATCATCTTCTACCTTAAAGGTCAGTTGATAGGGTTCCGTTCTGGCGAGCGACTCGTCTACGATCCAAAAAAAGGAACCGGTCGCAGCAGCGTTATCAAAGCTAAAGGCAGCTGAAGGCATTTCGTCGGTTAGAAGTTCACTGAAAGCAGACAATTGGAGCGTTTGTTCCGGCATCAGGCTGGTGCCTAAAATATCAATCCTGATGGTATCCCCGGCCGAGACACAAATAATTTCCGATTCGTTGTAAGATGGATTCAGAGAGAGATCTGGCAACACGGTATCAGCCTCCTCAATAAGGATCTGCATATCGCGGATTACCCGGCCAAGTTCAACCCCGTTTCGATAGGATTTGATGGCAATAGCAATATTGTACTCTCCGGCTTTCTGGGGCGCATCCCACACCAATTTTCCCGTTTCAGGGTTCAGCGACAATTGATTATTAGAACCGGGAGAGATCATGTTCGGCATTACGTAATTGGGAACTTCTTCACCAGGTGCCTGCAATGGGGTGATCAGTTCGTAGCTTATACTGTCACCCTCCAGGTCTATTGCATTCAATACATGAACAAAAGCTTGCCCGACATAGCCCAGGTTAAGGGGAGGAATCAAGGGCGCCGGAGCG from Saprospiraceae bacterium encodes:
- a CDS encoding MopE-related protein; translation: MRLLTPLLLLTSCFQVQAQNPSLQLSPYRNLDFITRSSRPGGFLEVDGQVFFQADDVAHGEELWVTDGTNEGTMLVKDTRPGPASGEIETILDFNGRLFFSAIDTTVTLPPYNTNLWISDGTQTGTQKVLDGSGNPAVSPSHFTLSGEHVFFITYSSVSTSELWVSDGTPAGTLKLLDRNFGLVSPVEEVSVAGGLFYFTAATVETGKELWVSDGTESGTRPLKEIVPGPESIETGNLRPFGDRLFFSTINSGQNALYLTDGTMEGTVRLSPENAWVSGTGPLLLDGRLFFSASIEPGPGQELWTSDGTVEGTYMVKDLYPGSNASSPEQFLSFNGQAYFFASDEPTSRLGVWHSDGTADGTQKVFAFEQDQNPLQLTPLGDQLFLNVENRLYAIDQSDNVAVIQEGYPEDITLVGGDLFFRSGDALRVYHSASKTLEELIVFTDESRLFSRGDRFYFVQRVGNRDELWTSDGSPAGTALVYRLNHPLSEEGARLDQYLPRIARIFEDQLLLAPNDVATGEELWISDGRPAGARLLKDINRTTYDVEVFDMELANEQLFLLLYGMANDREDILRYSLWSLSLLDENATFLTGAESLSLAAVNNKAVFTKYIAENSLIELWASDGTAAGTQKIETSVTISNNDRFYRAGANLFIYSRNQLVVTDGTSEGTRLLTTFQNLAFEGLPEIATIGNLLFFNPNEEKPERDLGRELWVSDGTTEGTFVLADINEGPEDSDPTYLTRVGNRLYFVANRTELWKTDGTISGTERIGNLDPIPSGTFISDIAAVGNVLYISAAGTLWRMNLVSEAVELVKSDFPLNAFGTSSSPADLQGSDNNLFFFLRIDQQTSQFWVSRGTAETTQMLLESADVGTAGGWTGHIGLAFFATFQDEAHGQELWISDGSVSGTRLLEDLLPGPESSSPRNLIDNGNRIYFTAANPSGVQTIYAIDYVPPVSITGTAFHDDNLNGERDQGETGIPGIEISADPHQALTFTAIDGSYEFRLEPGEYQFSANPGFCWESTDPEMGMDLTYYGLNNTAGPDFGFKPVSDSVSLALSITAAPFRCGFTVPTWVTVRNTGCQTLSGTVRLTLSNLTHFVSAQIDPLYADGQDLVWNFVDLAPDRFFQLSPNLKIAGEESIGEFITLLATAGYDNSPLETSKEYTGEIRCAIDPNDKLVSPARPEQSGSNYTQFEEVLEYTIRFQNTGNDTAFNVRITDQLSPRLDWASFKPGVGSHPYHATLDDTGLLEFYFRNILLRDSTTSEPASHGFVQFAISAKTDLTEGEVIDNEANIFFDFNKPILTPPVKNTFVEMLDADEDGYLFYEDCFDDNPWAYPGAPEIAGNGVDEDCDGQDLATTSTPEADLLKEKISIFPNPAGSEFQIEKKSANVYQLIIYDLRGVPLGQYRLDRTRHTLSTESWPAGALLLRFIEESTGLSSVRIIMVVK